The nucleotide sequence TAAGAATACCGTCATTATACAAGAAAAAGTTCGCGATCGAATAAGTAGGTTCTGGCAGGAGGAATTACGCAAAAAATGTAGAAATATTATGAATGTTGCGTAGTGAGAAAAACGAAGTAGAGTGGGAGAGTGAAGACATGAACGTGGAGAAAATTCCAGCAACGGAAGGCCCTTATAATCTGGAAAATTATGACGAAGCATATGCGAATTTTGATTGGGCGGATGTGGAGAAGCAATTCTCTTGGTATGAGACCGGGAAAGTGAACATGGTGTATGAAGCCATTGATCGACATCTCGCTACTGATCGGAAAGACAAAATCGCATTGATGTACAGCAATGCGACGAGAGACGAGACTTACACTTTTGCGCAATTAAGTGAATTATCCAATAAATTTGGTAATGTTTTGCGGAATTTGGGCATTGTGAAGGGGGACCGCGTTTTCGTCTTTATGCCGCGTTCGCCGGAGCTTTATGTAAGCGTTTTAGGCACGATCAAGGTTGGCGCAATCGTAGGACCGCTGTTCGAAGCGTTTATGGAAGCAGCTGTTCGTGATCGCTTGGAAAATAGCGAAGCAGTTGCGATCGTTACGACACCTGCACTCCTGCCACGTATTCCCGTAAACGACCTGCCTGCCTTAAAACACGTAATTGTTGTAGGTGCAGAACAGGAGCTAAAAGAAGGTTACATCCGCTTTGAACAAGCGATGGAAGAAGCCTCCACCGAGTTGGAAATCGAATGGGTTGATCGTGAGGATGGAATGATTCTCCATTACACCTCAGGCTCAACGGGCAAGCCAAAGGGTGTTCTGCATGTTCACAATGCCATGATCCAGCATTACCAGACTGGGAAATGGATTCTCGACTTGCAAGAGGATGATATTTATTGGTGCACAGCAGACCCAGGCTGGGTAACGGGTACTTCTTACGGCATTTTTTCACCTTGGTTGAATGGAGCAACCATTGTTGTACGTGGTGGACGCTTCACTCCCGAAGACTGGTATAAAGTCATTGAGAAAAACAAAGTATCGATCTGGTTTAGTGCTCCGACTACGTTCCGCATGTTCATGGGAGCAGGGGATGAACTCGTCAAGCAATTTGACTTATCCAGTCTGCGTCACGTCCTGAGCGTTGGTGAACCACTCAATCCTGAAGTCGTTCACTGGGGAATGCGCGTGTTCAATCAACGCATCCACGACAACTGGTGGATGACGGAAACAGGTGCTCAGTTGATTTCTAACTATCGCTGTATGGCGATCAAGCCTGGATCGATGGGTAAGCCGTTCCCAGGTATTTATGCAGCGATTATTGACGACCGTGGAAATGAGCTGCCGCCGAATCGAATGGGGAATCTGGCAATCCGTACTGGTTGGCCAGCCATGATGAGACAAATCTGGAACAACCCAGCGAAGTACGAGGAATACTTCAGCATCCCGGGCTGGTATGTATCCGGGGATTCTGCATACAAGGATGAAGAAGGCTACTTCTGGTTCCAAGGCCGTATTGATGATGTGATCAATACTTCCGGTGAGCGAGTCGGTCCGTTTGAAGTAGAGAGCAAGCTCGTGGAGCATCCAGCAGTAGCCGAAGCGGGTGTCATCGGCAAACCAGATCCGGTTCGTGGTGAAATTATCAAAGCATTCATCGCGCTGCGAGCTGGCTATGAGCCAAGTGAAGCGTTGATGGAAGAAATTCGCAAGTTTGTGAAAGAAGGATTGGCTGCACATGCTGCTCCTCGTGAAATTGAATTTCGCGACAAGTTGCCAAAAACGCGTTCCGGAAAAATCATGCGCCGCGTCTTGAAAGCGTGGGAATTAGGTCTACCGACTGGTGACCTGTCTACCATGGAGGATTAATCACAAGAAAAACCATCTCTCGAAAATGTCGGGAGATGGTTTCTTTTATTTAGGAATGGCTATGTTGTTTATGATCATGCGGATGGTCGTGGTTGTGCTCATGGTTATGATCGTGATCATGATCGTGGGAATCGGCTGTTGCCTGGCAATGTAAGTCACCGTGTGTAGTAGACGAGTTCTCAATCTGGATGGTCGCGTGTGTAATGCCGAATTCTTTTTCCAACAGCGCAAGCGCGTCATTTAAAACAGGGTAGCTGGGCAAATCATCCTCGACAACGAGATGGCAGGTAAGAGAATCAAAGCCGGAAGTAACCGTCCAAATATGAAGATCATGCACCTTGACTACTCCGGTTAACTGGCTGAGTCTTTGTTCTACTTTGGTTGTATCCAGCCGAGATGGAGCTCCTTCCAGCAAAATATTGATGGATTCTTTCGTGACGCGCCATGCGCTCAGCATGATCAGGATAGAAACAATGATACTGATGATCGGGTCGGCAATATACCAACCAAATGCCCACATGAGAATACCGCCTAGTATCGCGGCTACGGAACCGAGTAGATCGCCGAGTACATGAAGGTATGCGCTGCGTAAATTGACGTTGTTCTTGGTATCACCACGCATGAGTACCATGGCTGCAGCGATATTGGCGAGGAGCCCTACAGTAGCGATGATGATCATTGAGCCGCTGGCTACCTCAGGTGGATTCCACATACGTTCGAATCCTTCCCAGAAAATGAACAAGGAAATCACGACGAGAGTGACGCCATTGGTCAGCGCAGCCAAAATTTCAAAACGCTTCATTCCGAACGTTCTCTTGGCAGAAGGGGGACGTGATGCGAAATGGACAGCAATCAAGCTCAACAAAAGCGCTAATGCATCGCTTAGCATATGACCAGCATCGGATAGCAATGCCAAACTGTTAGTGATGAAGCCCCCAATGGTTTCTACGACCAAAAATACAGCGATGATGAGGAAAGCAGTGAGAAGAGCACGTTTACTGGCTCCTTTTCCATGGTGATGGTGATCGTGTCCATCTCCATGATCGTGATGGTGAAAGCCCATGATAGAATCCTCCTTCTAGAAAATAATTTATAGATGTTCCACTAGATAAAGGGCGTCTTTTCCTACGCCGCCCATAAGTGCTGACGCCCTCGTATGCTGCCATGGAAGTCCGAGAAAGAATAGGCCAGGCACTTTTGTGACACCCCGAAGATGAATGGGTCTGCCTTTCGAATCAAGCACATCTGGAATACTCAGCCAATCGTAGTTTGGTCGAAAGCCAGTGGCCCACAATACGTTATAGACTGTTGCCTCTGTTCCATCTGCAAAATAAACGGTATGCCCATTAACCTGTACGGTTCGAGAAACCAACCGCAATGCTCCTGAGCGAGAGAGCTCGCGCACCTGCTTTTTGTAGCCGAATATCGGATCGGGTGAGCTGCGCATTTTCTTGCCGATCCAGGTGGAGTGGGGAGCATCGAGTAATCCAAGTGTTTTCATGTAATCAAATATAGGTTTTCCAAATATGAAGTTTGGCAAGTAAGAGCGTGAATCTCCCTGTGAAAAAATAACGGGTCGATGAGCGGCGAGCTCTACCGCAATCTGTGCCCCAGAGTTGCCGCTGCCAACGACAAGGACTGGGCCGTCGATGAGCTGGCTCTCATTCTTGTACTGCGAAGTGTGCAGTTGATGAACGGTGTGGTCCAAGCTATTCGCAATACCTGGGATAAACGGCGTATGAAATGGCCCTGTTGCAATGACGACTTGCTTCGCGTAGAGCAGACGGTCTTGTGTCCGTACTTGGAAGCGGAAACCAATTTTGCTGAGCTCCATAACAGTCGTACCCAGCATGACAGGCAATTCGAAATGTTTGGCGTACAATTCGAGGTAGTCTGCCGCTTCATCCTTGTTCGGGAGCGTATTCCGCTCTCCGGGAAACGTAAGACCAGGTAGTTGATTATGTTTACGTGGTGTAAAAAGCACCAGTGAATCGTAGCGTTGCCGCCAACTGTCCCCGATCCGTTGGTTTTGCTCCACGATGACAAAACGGCGATTTTTACGCTTGAGTGCATATCCGAGAGCAAGTCCTGCCTGCCCCCCGCCAATTACGATGACATCATAGTCGTTCATGATTAATGCCTTCTTTCGGTAAGGATTAACTAAATCATACCATATTCATTATTATATTCAAGTAATTGTTTGAATGTTTTTTGAGCATACGCAAAAAAAGCCGCCACTTATAGTGACGGACCTGTATGTAGCCAGTGGTTTTACGGTTTTGATTGCTTTAATTCGGCAGCATGCTCAATACCACACATGATTAAATGACGGACATGATCATCATCGAGCGAGTAATAGACGAGCTTGCCGTTTTTGCGGTACCGGGCGAGGCCCATGTTTTTTAACAAGCGCAGATGGTGAGAGGTATTCGGGATCGAACTATTGATGGTTGCAGCGACATCACAAACGCATAGTTCACCTTCAAGTGCCAGCGCGTAAATGATTTTTGCTCGCGTATCGTCTGCGAGAGCCTTGAATAGAGGGGCGACACCTTCCGTCTCCATCATTCTGGGACGAAGCCTGTTTACTTTTTCTTCATCGATCGTCTGTATCTCACAAACCTCTAGATCAGTGGGAATGCGCTGAATATCATCGCTCACTTCATTCACCCCGAACCGTACCATTTTCCCCATTATAAGACGGATAGAGGGGGAAGGGAAGGCTGTACAACCTGTTCATCTTGTAAAAAAAGTAAAGGACAAGAAGGAAATATAGATGTCTGTATATAAATAGGAATGATACCTATTTGCAAATGGAGAGGAGAGAATTCCCACTTGATTCTGAAGATTCGCCAATTCCTGGTTGAAATAATCGGGGCGCTCCTGCTTGGACTAAGTGTCGTCTGGTTAACCATGGGCAGAGAAAGCAGCTTGTTTTCCGGTTGGAGTATAGAATGGTCCCCCTTGTGGCTTGATGTGAAAACCTTTTTCCTTAGTATTTGGCTGGAAGCAATCCCGTTTGTCCTCTTGGGTGTATTCTTTTCTGCGTTTATCCAGACGTTTGTGACAGAAGAGCAGGTGAGGCGTTGGACACCGAAGCATCCACTCGTAGCCCTGCCGTTTGCCGGGTTGCTCGGGTTTTTGTTCCCTGTATGTGAATGTGCCATTATCCCTGTGGTTCGTCGCTTGATCCAAAAAGGGATGCCGCTGTCAGTCGGGATTGTTTTCTTATTGGCGGGACCGATTGTGAATCCCGTTGTTTTGTCATCGACCTATGTTGCTTTCGCCCGTCAGCCGGAAATGGCTCTGTATCGAGGCATTGCGGGATTCGTTGTTGCCCTCATTGTGGGCATGCTCGTCTTCCTGTTTGTCAAAAAAAATCCGATACGGCTCGGCATGGAATCGCAAAACAGTCATGAAGCCGAACATGTAAAAGCGACGAGTGGAAAGCTGTCCTCGACGTTTGCCCACGCTGTAGATGAATTTTTTGACATGGGAAAATATTTGTTGTTTGGAGCGTTTATCAGCGCGCTACTACAGGTGTACATCAGTCGGGACACGCTCATGGACATCGGTCAAACGCCGCTCACGTCCAATTTGGTCATGATGGGGATGGCGTATTTGTTTTCGCTTTGTTCAGAGGCAGATGCTTTTATCGCTGCTTCCTTTGCCAATACGTTTTCAAGCAGCTCGTTGCTTGCCTTTCTGGTTTTCGGTCCCATGCTCGATTTAAAAACGACGCTAATGCTTTTGGGAACGTTTCGCTTTGGTTTTGTTGTCAAGCTAGTCGTAGCTATTACGCTTTTGGTCATTTGCGTCACTATGCTCATACCGATGTAAGGAGGAAAATATGGATCAGAACAAATTAAAGCGTCATCATGTCATGCGCAGTTTGATATTGGCGGGCATTACAGCGTTGTTGGCCTATTTGATCCTGTCGGAAACGCTCAGTCACTACCTAGCACCGCGGTTACACATGTTCAGTTATGTCACACTCGTCATCCTGTCCTTGTTGACAATGGTCAGCATCCGGCAAATTTTTGTTGGCAGTAGTGTTTACGATTGCGATTGTGAGGAGCATCATAAAGTGCCGCGTACTCCCATGGGCTCCCTTTTGGTTTACAGCTTGTTTGTACTCCCAATCGTGATGGGTTTTGTCATGCCGGATAAAATTCTTGGCAGTGATGTAGCAGAGAAGCGGGGAATCACACTTCTCAGCAATGATGTACGAAAGCTGGCGGATGTTACGGCGAACGCGAATGCGAATGCAACAGAGAATGAGAAGCAGACAGCAGAGGTAAAAGAAGATGCCAAACCAAGCGTAGAACCACAGTCAGAGGCTACCAATCAAGTAGCAACACCCCCGGTGGAGGCTACAGATGACGAACAATTGCGGCAAAGATTCTCGAACGGGGGATTTGGTGACTTTTACACGGATATCGCCGTCTTTTTACATAAACAGCCAGTGATTGAACTGAATGACAAAGTGTTCCTGGACGGACTCACCACGATGGAACTATATGCAAAAGAATTTGCTGGAAAAGAGCTTGAGACGATCGGGTTTGTCTATCGGCAGCCTGATTTTACGAAGCAACAGTTTGTCGTAGCGCGCTTTTCCGTCACCTGCTGTACAGCAGATTCCAGTGTTTATGGCGTTTTGGTGGAAAAGGAGGACGCCAACAAATGGGCAAAAGATAGCTGGGTAAAAGTTCGCGGAAAGCTCGAGCTGCGTCAGGTGGACGGATATGACATGCTCGTTCTCAAAGCCTCTCAGGTTGAAGCCGTCTCCGCACCGAAAGATCCTTATGTGTACTATAGCTTTGAAGCAGCACCAGACAGTTAACATGCGGGGGAAACCGAAATGATCGTGCGACTAGATTTACAGGATGAACAAACAGTACAAAAACTTTGGGGCATGCAGCAAAGAGCGTATCGTGTAGAGGCGGAGTTAATTGGAACGGAAGAGATTCCTCCTCTGCGAGAATCAGTAGAACAACTGAGGACATGTGAAGAAACGTTCTATGGCTTCATAGAGGAAGGCAAGCTGGCAGGGGCGGTTTCTTTTGTGATCGAGGGGGAAACGTTGGATATTCATCGGATGATTGTCGATCCTGTTCATTTTCGCAAAGGGATCGCGAGTCAATTGCTTGCCTCTGTCCACGAGCATGGTTGCAGCAAGATCGTCGTTGCGACGGGGTCCTTGAATGAACCGGCTGTTCGCTTGTATGAAAGACATGGATTTACCTTGACGGATCAAAAAGAAGTGAAGCCCGGTCTGCGGCTGTCTTTTTTCGAGAAAACGATTCAACGATAAGGCGAAAGGTTGGGAGGGCTGGAGTTGATATCGAATAGGAAGGATATCAAGTGGCAGCAGCGTTTGCTCAAGGTGACGGCAATGGCTTCCGCATTGACTTTGGTGCTCGGTGGATCTGGAAGTGGCTGGTGGATGCCAGAACGGGTAGGGGCACAGTCTCCTTCGGTGGGGAAGATAGAGGACTTCACAGCCAAGCCCGTAGCAGATGGCAGTAAAGGCACATACGACCTGAAGTTCGAGATGTCGCCAGAAGGAATGTTTACCGCTGAGGCCAAGATCACTGTTGAAAATCGTTCCAAGGACGAATGGGATCAGTTGGTCTTTTATTTCCTGCCCAATGCATTTACAAAAGAGAACAAACCCCCATTCTTCGAGGACGCAGCCGAAGTGAAGATTCGTGATGTCAAGCTAGATGATGTGAAAGCAAAGTATCAGCTAACCGGTGATACGCTTGCCATCCCACTTGCCGAAAAGCTTGCGCCACATGAGACTCGAGATGTAACCGTAACATATGAGTTTACTGTTCCTAGGAAAGGTTTGCGCTTTGATCGTACAGAAAATGGCTTCCATTTGGCGCAAGCCTATCCGATGCTCGCCTCCTACCAGGGGAAGGACGGATGGAATAAAAAGCCGTACTCGCTTCGAGGCGAATCGTATCATACGAGTCATGCGGATTTTTCTATTTCGTACCGCTTGCCGCAAGGGTATACCGTCATCAGCTCGTCTGATCAGGACAAGGCGTCGAATAGTCAGAGCGGTAAAATAAAAGTGAAAAATACGAAAGAAGTATTCATCGCAGTTGTAAAAGGAATGCAGAGTAAAAGCAAAAAGGTCAAAGGTGTCGAGCTTCGAGTATGGGGAAAGGACGCAGACAAGGAAGCGATGACAGCCGCTCTGCAAGCTGCCGAAAAATCGTTTGAACAATTCACGGATAAATTGGGTCCGTACCCGCATAAACAACTCGATATCCTTTTGGATGAAACTGCAAGTATGGAATACCCCGGAGTGGTGACTGTCGGACACACGGGGAGTGTGGACCCTGATTTGAGTCATACCGTGGTGCATGAGATTACCCATCAATGGTTTTATGGAGTGGTCTCGAATGATCCGTTCCATCACGCCTGGCTGGATGAAGGAATAACAGAATTGGCCACAACGCTCTATTTTTACGATGTGGAGAAAAAAGGGGACGCCAGCTTTTATTTTGCCGAGCAAGCGGATGCGACCAAATCGGTTTCCAACCTGCCGTTGGATGCGTTTGACAAGGGACCGATCACGGGTCCGGTGTACGGACAGCCAGTGAAAGAGTTATGGAAGCTGATTACAACCTACGGCGATGAGGCGGATGGCTGGGAGTTTTTGCATGACTATTATCAGACGTACGCCTACAAACAGGTGGATACGCCTGAGTTTATTCGTTTTGCCACGGCATATTTTCCAGTGAACGAACAGTACTTCGCCAAGTGGTTGCGTTTATAGTTGCCCCTCTACACAGAACAACCCGGATAACGGGCACTTATTCCAAGTGTCTGTTTCCGGGTTTTCATTCTTCCTTAAGACCTTCGCTTATTTGGTATCATCTGTTTCTTTCTGTTGGTCTTCATAAAACCAGAGAGGATCATCGCAATCCTCATCACCATTGTAGTTGATTAAGATTTCTTCACCCGCTTGAATGTCCGTATAAGCATAAAAATCAAACGTGTGGTTATCGAAGTTAATCTCATACGTGGCATTTGGCGTGTAGGAATGATTAAATAGCATGCCATAGCCTAACAAGAAGGCTGTGTGATTGGCACCGTACTCAAATGCATAATCCGCGAGTAAGGTTTTCTCGATATGCTCATGCTCTTCGTTCAAATAGGGCAGCACGGGTGCTTCATGAATCAGGTCGCCTTTTCGGATATCTTGCGTTGCAAATACACCTCTATTTAATTCTCCATTGCTTAGTTTGGAGGTCTTGACTTCGATCATGCGGATCACCTGCATTTCTTATGTCTGTGGAAAACGTATCTTACTAAGGATGACAGTTGATCGAGAAGAAAGCAATGTTTTTTATTTGATGACCAAATGATGGCGAACTGCATAAGCAGCGAGCTGGACGCGATTAGCCAATTGCAGCTTCTCGAGAATGTTTTTCAGGTGGTTTTTCACAGTGTTTTCTGCGATGATCAGCGCCTCACTTATTTCCCGATTCGTTTTTCCTGCTCCTACATACATGACAATCTCTCGCTCTCGCGGGGTCAGAACATCTGGTACCATTTCATCTGTCGCCTCTTCTTGACGGAAGCGGTACATGAGGCGGGTTGCCATTTCACGAGTCAACTCACTGTCCTCGCCGAGCAAGGCATGCAAGTAGTTAATCCAGTCATCAGGCTCTAAATTTTTCAGCAAGTAACCTTGGGCGCCGAACTGAATAGCCGTGATCAGGTCAGCAACGTCATCGGAGACACTGAGAATGACGACCTTGATGTGCGGGTATGCTTTTTTCACCTCACGGGTTGCTTCGAGTCCGCTCCATTTCGGCATGTTGATGTCCATGAGCACAAGGTCCGGTTGTATTTGTCCGCATAAGAGAAAAGCTTCCTCGCCATTTTGCGCTTCTCCGATGACTTCAAAAGAGGGATCAGGATCAAGCAGACTGCGAATCGCCATACGAGCCATCGGGTGATCGTCAGCGATCAATACACGGTAAGCGTTCATTGGATTTTTCCTCCTGAATGAGAAGATAAGCGGATGATTGTACCGCCTGCCGATCGTAACTGAACGTCAATGGTGGCGTTTAACTGGCGTGCTCGCTCGCGCATCATGGACAAACCGTATTTTTTCGTATCGGGAGAAGGGTTGGAAATCCCAATGCCGTCATCCTCAACAGCGAGAACCCAGCCAGTTGTTTCATCTGTCGTGAGGTGAATCCACGAATGCTTGGCCTGAGAATGCTTGCGAATGTTGGCAAAAGCTTCTTGGATGATCCCGAACAGTTGTACTTCTGCGGTGGGAGTAAAAAAGCCATCTTTGACATGCAATTCGCTAGCAACGTCGATTCCAGATAAAGCGCTCCATTGCGCCAGCCATTTCTCAAGGCGTTGATCCAGACTGCCTTCTTCTGGTAATGAGCGCAAGTTGAAAATGGCTTGGCGTACATGATTGTCGATGGCAGAAACAGCGACCCGCGCATCGTCCAATTGTCCCTGCTTCAGCTTTACGTTAAGGAAGAACAGAGACTGTGCAATCCCGTCGTGTAATTCGCGGGCAAGGCGTTCCCGTTCTTCATAAACAGCGCGACGAGCTTGTTCCTCGACAATTCGTGCATTCATTTGTTTAAGCGTGTGAAACATCCAGGTAGCGAATAAAAAAGAGAGAAAGAGCGTCAAGAGGGTAATGTACACATTCCCGGCTTCCATAGACATATAGGGCAGCAGAAAGTCGTGACGGATGAATTCAAACCCCCCGATGATGATGGTTGGTATCAAAAAGGTCAACCAATAAAAGATCCGATAGGACATGCAGATGCCTCCTTGCATGACTGTTGGCAAACATTCCTTTAGTATACCGAATGGGACGAGCGGATGGTATACTCAGGTGAGAAAAGGTGGAAAGCAGGAGGGAATGTCATGAGCACGATTGCGAAAGCATTGACGATAGCGGGTTCAGATAGCGGTGGGGGAGCTGGGATTCAGGCAGATCTGAAAACCTTTCATCAACTCGGTGTGTACGGAATGAGTGCGATCACAGCAATCACTGCACAAAATACATTGGGCGTAGCAGGCGTTTATCCGTTGCCGACAGAGGCGGTTGCCCAGCAAATGCATGAGGTGCTGCGTGATCTTGGCGCTGACGCGGCGAAAACGGGAATGCTGTTTAACGCTGATATCATTCGTGCTGTTGCAGAAGAGGTCAAAGCATTTGGCCTGAAAAAGCTGGTAGTAGACCCGGTGATGATTGCCAAGGGAGGGTCAAAACTACTGTTGGATGAGGCGATCGTTGCATTGAAAAAAGAGTTGTTGCCTCTCGCAGAAGTCGTCACACCCAACTTGCCGGAAGCAGAATGCTTGACTGGCATGAGAATCGAGACGACAGATGAGATGCGCGAAGGGGCAAAAGCGATACATGCGTTAGGCGCTCGCAATGTCCTGATGAAGGGTGGACATATGCAGGGGGACATTGTCGTGGACATTTTGTTCGATGGCAGGGCATTCCATGAATTGTCCCATGAGCGTATCCATACACGTCATACGCACGGCACAGGTTGTACATTCTCAGCGGCTCTTACAGCAGAGTTAGCCAAAAATACACCGCTCATCACTGCGGTTGAAAAAGCAAATCGTTTTATTTTCGAAGCAATTAAGACAGCTCCGCAATTGGGTGGCGGGCATGGGCCGACCAATCACTGGGCGGTTGTAGACTAAGGTTATCAAATGAAGAATGCCCCACAGCGATGCCGTACAAGCAATCGCTAATGGGGCATTTATTATTTGACTTCAATAGAAAAAGTACCTTGAAGTCGTTCAGGATAGCTGGACAGAGGAAAGGAATAGGAAGTAGGCGTACCTTTGTTTGTTTTTCGTTTGAATAGCATGGAATAGTTTTGAATGGATTCATCTTTCGTTGCAGATGAAGAGCTCCCTTGCACGTATTCATATTCATTTCCTAGGTCATCCGTCATGTTATACCCAAGAGAGATATGAGAGTGATTATCTTGAGGCGGCACCTTCAAAGAGAAGTCCATGCCTACCACATCATCGACTTGACGCAGCGCCGTTAGTTTCAGGCGATCATTCGGGACTTTTGTGAGTGTACCGGTCTTCGCATCAATCACGATTTGTAATTGATCTTTGTCCAAAGCACGGATGCCATCTGTTTTCAGGTAGAGCTTTTCGGGTTCCACAAAATAGATGCTTTCCAGATGGTATATCTTTCCGTTTTCTCCGTTGTCACGAACAGGAACGCCATTCCCCCAAAAAGCAAACGTTTGCCCTTTTTCATCCTCAAGTCTTAGCTTATCGAAGTCAAAGAGATGTTTTTTATTGGCTGGGTCAAATCGGATACTTACTTCTGTTTGTGTAGGAAAGACTGCAATTTGTTCAATCGTAAACCGCTGTCCGTCAACCGTGACTTCCTTCGTCACCGGATACACTTTTTTCTCAAAAGTCTTGTACTTGCTTTTGTCGACCACAAAGTCAATCGATAGGGGATTATCTTGTTTGATATGATCGATTTCCAACGTGACTTTCGCTGTCATGAAATCAGGTATTTCGGTAGCTTCGTTGATGATAATATCGATGCGGTTTCGGATCACAGGGTCTTCGCTGCCCATGCCGGACCAGGAAGCACCGTGCTCCCATTCCTTTCCTGACTG is from Brevibacillus brevis and encodes:
- the acsA gene encoding acetate--CoA ligase, with protein sequence MNVEKIPATEGPYNLENYDEAYANFDWADVEKQFSWYETGKVNMVYEAIDRHLATDRKDKIALMYSNATRDETYTFAQLSELSNKFGNVLRNLGIVKGDRVFVFMPRSPELYVSVLGTIKVGAIVGPLFEAFMEAAVRDRLENSEAVAIVTTPALLPRIPVNDLPALKHVIVVGAEQELKEGYIRFEQAMEEASTELEIEWVDREDGMILHYTSGSTGKPKGVLHVHNAMIQHYQTGKWILDLQEDDIYWCTADPGWVTGTSYGIFSPWLNGATIVVRGGRFTPEDWYKVIEKNKVSIWFSAPTTFRMFMGAGDELVKQFDLSSLRHVLSVGEPLNPEVVHWGMRVFNQRIHDNWWMTETGAQLISNYRCMAIKPGSMGKPFPGIYAAIIDDRGNELPPNRMGNLAIRTGWPAMMRQIWNNPAKYEEYFSIPGWYVSGDSAYKDEEGYFWFQGRIDDVINTSGERVGPFEVESKLVEHPAVAEAGVIGKPDPVRGEIIKAFIALRAGYEPSEALMEEIRKFVKEGLAAHAAPREIEFRDKLPKTRSGKIMRRVLKAWELGLPTGDLSTMED
- a CDS encoding cation diffusion facilitator family transporter produces the protein MGFHHHDHGDGHDHHHHGKGASKRALLTAFLIIAVFLVVETIGGFITNSLALLSDAGHMLSDALALLLSLIAVHFASRPPSAKRTFGMKRFEILAALTNGVTLVVISLFIFWEGFERMWNPPEVASGSMIIIATVGLLANIAAAMVLMRGDTKNNVNLRSAYLHVLGDLLGSVAAILGGILMWAFGWYIADPIISIIVSILIMLSAWRVTKESINILLEGAPSRLDTTKVEQRLSQLTGVVKVHDLHIWTVTSGFDSLTCHLVVEDDLPSYPVLNDALALLEKEFGITHATIQIENSSTTHGDLHCQATADSHDHDHDHNHEHNHDHPHDHKQHSHS
- a CDS encoding flavin-containing monooxygenase encodes the protein MNDYDVIVIGGGQAGLALGYALKRKNRRFVIVEQNQRIGDSWRQRYDSLVLFTPRKHNQLPGLTFPGERNTLPNKDEAADYLELYAKHFELPVMLGTTVMELSKIGFRFQVRTQDRLLYAKQVVIATGPFHTPFIPGIANSLDHTVHQLHTSQYKNESQLIDGPVLVVGSGNSGAQIAVELAAHRPVIFSQGDSRSYLPNFIFGKPIFDYMKTLGLLDAPHSTWIGKKMRSSPDPIFGYKKQVRELSRSGALRLVSRTVQVNGHTVYFADGTEATVYNVLWATGFRPNYDWLSIPDVLDSKGRPIHLRGVTKVPGLFFLGLPWQHTRASALMGGVGKDALYLVEHL
- a CDS encoding ArsR/SmtB family transcription factor, which codes for MVRFGVNEVSDDIQRIPTDLEVCEIQTIDEEKVNRLRPRMMETEGVAPLFKALADDTRAKIIYALALEGELCVCDVAATINSSIPNTSHHLRLLKNMGLARYRKNGKLVYYSLDDDHVRHLIMCGIEHAAELKQSKP
- a CDS encoding permease translates to MILKIRQFLVEIIGALLLGLSVVWLTMGRESSLFSGWSIEWSPLWLDVKTFFLSIWLEAIPFVLLGVFFSAFIQTFVTEEQVRRWTPKHPLVALPFAGLLGFLFPVCECAIIPVVRRLIQKGMPLSVGIVFLLAGPIVNPVVLSSTYVAFARQPEMALYRGIAGFVVALIVGMLVFLFVKKNPIRLGMESQNSHEAEHVKATSGKLSSTFAHAVDEFFDMGKYLLFGAFISALLQVYISRDTLMDIGQTPLTSNLVMMGMAYLFSLCSEADAFIAASFANTFSSSSLLAFLVFGPMLDLKTTLMLLGTFRFGFVVKLVVAITLLVICVTMLIPM
- a CDS encoding TIGR03943 family putative permease subunit — translated: MDQNKLKRHHVMRSLILAGITALLAYLILSETLSHYLAPRLHMFSYVTLVILSLLTMVSIRQIFVGSSVYDCDCEEHHKVPRTPMGSLLVYSLFVLPIVMGFVMPDKILGSDVAEKRGITLLSNDVRKLADVTANANANATENEKQTAEVKEDAKPSVEPQSEATNQVATPPVEATDDEQLRQRFSNGGFGDFYTDIAVFLHKQPVIELNDKVFLDGLTTMELYAKEFAGKELETIGFVYRQPDFTKQQFVVARFSVTCCTADSSVYGVLVEKEDANKWAKDSWVKVRGKLELRQVDGYDMLVLKASQVEAVSAPKDPYVYYSFEAAPDS
- a CDS encoding GNAT family N-acetyltransferase, which produces MIVRLDLQDEQTVQKLWGMQQRAYRVEAELIGTEEIPPLRESVEQLRTCEETFYGFIEEGKLAGAVSFVIEGETLDIHRMIVDPVHFRKGIASQLLASVHEHGCSKIVVATGSLNEPAVRLYERHGFTLTDQKEVKPGLRLSFFEKTIQR
- a CDS encoding M1 family metallopeptidase, which encodes MISNRKDIKWQQRLLKVTAMASALTLVLGGSGSGWWMPERVGAQSPSVGKIEDFTAKPVADGSKGTYDLKFEMSPEGMFTAEAKITVENRSKDEWDQLVFYFLPNAFTKENKPPFFEDAAEVKIRDVKLDDVKAKYQLTGDTLAIPLAEKLAPHETRDVTVTYEFTVPRKGLRFDRTENGFHLAQAYPMLASYQGKDGWNKKPYSLRGESYHTSHADFSISYRLPQGYTVISSSDQDKASNSQSGKIKVKNTKEVFIAVVKGMQSKSKKVKGVELRVWGKDADKEAMTAALQAAEKSFEQFTDKLGPYPHKQLDILLDETASMEYPGVVTVGHTGSVDPDLSHTVVHEITHQWFYGVVSNDPFHHAWLDEGITELATTLYFYDVEKKGDASFYFAEQADATKSVSNLPLDAFDKGPITGPVYGQPVKELWKLITTYGDEADGWEFLHDYYQTYAYKQVDTPEFIRFATAYFPVNEQYFAKWLRL
- a CDS encoding SET domain-containing protein; amino-acid sequence: MIEVKTSKLSNGELNRGVFATQDIRKGDLIHEAPVLPYLNEEHEHIEKTLLADYAFEYGANHTAFLLGYGMLFNHSYTPNATYEINFDNHTFDFYAYTDIQAGEEILINYNGDEDCDDPLWFYEDQQKETDDTK